From the genome of Candidatus Spechtbacterales bacterium:
GGTTTATCTCTTTAACTTGTGCTGAGGCTCCCGAAGCATCTTCATCTATTACCCTGTAATCTCTATAAAATTGATTAAATTCCTGCGCCAGCTCATATACATAAGTTGCAAGACGATGCACCTGGTAATCGCGCGCTATATCCTCTACTATCTCAGGAAATATTATAAGTTTACGAATGAGCTCAAGTTCGCCCACGCCATTTAAAACTTCCAGCTCTTTTTTCTTTATCTCACTTGTTGCTTGTTGCTTGTTGCTTGTTGCTTTGCGCAATATGGAACATATTCGCGCATGTGTATACTGAATATAATATACAGGATTTTTTTGCGACTGCTCGCGCGCAAGTTTAATATCAAATTCCATCTGGCTGTCAAGAGATTTTGTAATGTAAAAATACCTTACAGCATCAAGGCCCGTCTCTTCTATAAGGTCTCTAACAGTAACTATAACCCCTCTTCTCTTAGAAAGCTTTTCTCCTCCCTTTAGGCGCACAAACTGAGCTATCAACACATCCATATTTTTTATACTCAACATCTGCAGAGCCGCGTTCATTCGGCGCAAGTGTCCGTGATGGTCGGCGCCCCATACATCTATAAACTTATCAAATCCGCGCCGCGCTTTATTACGATGATAGGCAATATCGGTAGTAAAATATGTATTTTCCCCGTTACCCCTTACTAAAACCTGGTCCTGCCTGTCTCCATATTTGGTTGTCTTAAGCCATAAAGCGCCTTCGTTCTCGTATGTGAGCTTTCTTTTTTTAAGTTCACGCAAAACAGATGAAACTTCTCCTTTTTTGTATAAACTCTCTTCTTCAAACCAGACATCAAATACAACCCGAGCCTCTTTTGTCAAAAAATCCTCAATATCCTTTTGTATTTTACCGGACATAAAATATCCGGCCGCACTATAACTTTTATATCGCTTTAAAGACTTTGAGTTTTCTTTTATTTTTTTATCCAAATAAGGCCCTTTGTAGGATGTTCCATTTCCCAACACTGTCTTGCCAAGCTCTTTTATTTGCGCGCTTTGGCGCGCGTTATTAACATAGTATTCCCTGGTAACTTTATATCCGGCAAACTTAAGAATATTTGCCAGAGCATCACTGTAAAAAAAGGTGCGCGCGTGCCCGACATGAAGCTCTCCTGTGGGGTTTATAGATCCAAACTCTATGTTGAGTTTTTTTTCTTTTCCAAAATTAACTTCTCCAAAGTGATCAGAATTAAAAACCTTCCAAAGTAAATTTTTTAACCGATCAGGGGCTATATAAAAATTTATAAACCCCGGAGGCGCCACCTGAATGTCCGGAAATGTTTTAACGAGACGCTCATCCGCAAGAAGCTCTTTTTGAATTATTTTAGCTATGGTTTTTGGCTTTCTTCCCGATGTAGAAGCAATTTGCATAGCAATAG
Proteins encoded in this window:
- the argS gene encoding arginine--tRNA ligase, whose amino-acid sequence is MLRNKVQTSVKRAVNNLQKRGELPDVKIPRPKVTTPTRAGQGDYSASIAMQIASTSGRKPKTIAKIIQKELLADERLVKTFPDIQVAPPGFINFYIAPDRLKNLLWKVFNSDHFGEVNFGKEKKLNIEFGSINPTGELHVGHARTFFYSDALANILKFAGYKVTREYYVNNARQSAQIKELGKTVLGNGTSYKGPYLDKKIKENSKSLKRYKSYSAAGYFMSGKIQKDIEDFLTKEARVVFDVWFEEESLYKKGEVSSVLRELKKRKLTYENEGALWLKTTKYGDRQDQVLVRGNGENTYFTTDIAYHRNKARRGFDKFIDVWGADHHGHLRRMNAALQMLSIKNMDVLIAQFVRLKGGEKLSKRRGVIVTVRDLIEETGLDAVRYFYITKSLDSQMEFDIKLAREQSQKNPVYYIQYTHARICSILRKATSNKQQATSEIKKKELEVLNGVGELELIRKLIIFPEIVEDIARDYQVHRLATYVYELAQEFNQFYRDYRVIDEDASGASAQVKEIN